Within Terriglobales bacterium, the genomic segment GTGGTCAAGCCACCATCAATCAATCGCAGCTGGCAACGCTCCCTCTGCCTTTGCCGCCTTTGGAGGAGCAACAAAGGATTGTAGCGAAGGTCAGCCTCCTGTTTGAGATGTGCAGTCGTCTGGCGGACTCTCAGAAGGAGCGGGAACAGCGACGAGATCGTCTGGTTGCGGCAAGTCTGCACGCGCTGACCGACGGACAATCAGAGGATAGGTCTGCAACGTCGCTTCAGGATTCCGCCCGGTTCTACTTCAGCCACCTCCCGCGTCTCGTTCTTCGCGTCGATCACGTAGTTAAGCTTCGCTCCACCGTGCTCGATCTTGCTGCTCGGGGACGTTTAGTACCCCAATGTGCAACTGACGAACCCGTGAAGAACACTCTGAGGAAGATCTCAGCGCGGCTGGAAAAGTTGGGCTCGAGCCCTAGTCAAACAAAGACCGACTTGAGCAAACAGCCAGAGTTTTTGTTCACGATTCCTTCGACTTGGTCGTGGGTTAGCCTGGGTGAGATCGCACTGAGCGTATGTTATGGGACTTCACACAAATCGGAGGTTTTGGAGGATGGGGTCCCCGTGCTCGCAATGGGACACATCAAAGATGGCAGCGTTGATCTGAATACTGAGAAGAAGGTGCCGGATGACATTGAAGACCTGCCAGCTCTATACCTGAAGCGTTACGACCTTCTGTATAACCGGACGAACAGCGCGGAACTCGTTGGTAAAACTGGGATTTTTCTGGGCGAAGACGACCAATACACATTTGCTTCTTACCTCATACGAATGAGATTCGCGCTTGATCTTGTGAATCCGGCCTACATCAACATTGCGATGAACGCGCCGTATTTCCGCCCCACCCAAATCGTTCCGCACCTCAAGCAGCAATGCGGACAAGCTAATGTCAACGGCACGAAGTTGAAGACTATGATGATTCCGTTCCCTCCTTTCGAGGAGCAGAACCGAATCGTGAATAAAGTGAAAGAACTAATGAAGGTCTGTGCGGAACTAGAGGCTCAGATCGGGAACACATCGCGCATTCGTTCATCCCTGCTGGAAGCGGCCCTGCACGACGCTCTTTCAGCTTCGCGACTTGAAAGAGCCCACGCATGACATTGATGGGATCCGGGCCGATCCTAGGCTGTCGGAACTCCAAGCTCGCGGACGGTTGACCTTGCAGCAGAGTGCTTCATGCAACAGACACGAGCAATTCGGACGCTCTTCTGGAATTCCTAGAAGCTCGCTACACAGAACGTTCTTTGTACCCATCGAGGCACTGAAGGGGGCTCGAGGGAAAGCGCCCGGCTATGGCTTTTCGATTACGGCACTCTGTTGCTTGTTGATTGAGACGTTGCAATCTTTTTGGAATGGGTTGCCGAGCAATAGCAAATCGGAGCTAAGACGACTCGGAGATTATGAACCTCCGCCTGAATATGCCGTCGCCAAACCCGAATGGCCACAGACGAACGAGGTAGTGTTCACGGACTTCTTTCAGAACAACCTATTCGCGCCGATCTTTCCGGGCGTGGATGGCAAGACTTTCTATCACTGCATCCGCAACGGTGTTCTTCATCAGGCACAAACCAAGGCCGGATGGACGCTGACGACGGCATCGAGCGCACCCCTTTGGGACGCCAGCGCGCGGAGGCTAAACCGGAACTATTCGCGGACGCGACAAAGTCCAGTTTCGATGCGTACCTCCAACTACTGCGCGGGACGGCCCCCAACGATATTCGGTGGGTGAACGCGTAGGAAGATTTGGCGGCTGGTGAGCATGAGCTGACCTCGGTCTTCTGCGTGTGTCGCTCTTGAGATATTCTGAGCGCGATTCTGGGAGGCTCTCGGTGATCGACGATCCGCACGCTCTCAAAATCTACATCGACGGTAACTCCTACAAGAACCCTGGTGGTCCCGGCGGCTTCGCTGGCATTGCGGTGTATCCGGACGACTGGAACCGTGATCCTGAGATCATCTTTCAACTGGGATTCCAGCAGACAACGAACAACCGAATGGAGTTGAGTGCCTGCATTCGTGCATACGAGTACGTTCGCGAACATGGACCGGCACTCGGCGTTCAACGAGTGCAAATCGTTACCGACTCCCAGTACGTTAACGACAATCTCCGATATGCCAGATTCTGGAAAGCTAATAGATGGAAAACGCGGAGCGGCAGACCAGTCGATAACGAAGACCTCTGGAAAGAACTGCTGTCCCTTCAATCGAAGGTGAAGGTTCGCACCGAGGTGATCTGGAGAAAGGGCAAGAAATCGCCGCTGCTCAAGGCGATCGATCGCGCGGCGAAAGACGCCGGGAAGCAGCCTTGGAAGATAGATCGTGGCTTCCGAGAAGGAAAGGTCGGACGAAGCAAGTTGCCCGGCGCTGGCGCCTCCCAACTATTTCCGGCGACCGGACAGGACGCGATCGTGCATGTTTACCGGAGTGGCTTGGTCGGTCGCAGTGGGTTCCGAGTGTTCTTCGACCTGTACTCCGAGGCCGCAGCCGGGTACATCGGCAAGTACCGGGCCTATTGCCCGCCAGAGATCGCCGCCGATCTCCACAGAGGGCACACGTATCGTGTGAGGTTTAATAACGGCCTCAACCACCCGCAGATCGAGGCGATTCTGGAGCGCGATTATGTTCTCCGGAGCGCCGTTGGCGCGTGATGGCTTGCGTTGTTAGCGACTTACGTTTCTGTGCAACAAAGCGACTTGGTCTCCATTGCTCAGGCACTCCCGAAGTGTCCTGCTAATGGCGGAGATCTATTTGTTGGGTAAAGTTACACCTCGGACAAGTTAGCACAACGATGGCGCCCGCGGATTTTCCTGTGTGGTAGTCCGCTATGCAAGTCCAGTCCTGGTTGAGTATGCCTCCGCAGGAGCATGTAACCGGTACTTCCCTACTGGGTTTGTTTTCCTTCGTTTGCCTGTTTCCAACTAGCCGTTTGAATAACTCCCCGATCATTCAGTTCCTCCGCCGCTGTCTGTCGGACCACCTGGTAATGCGGGTGGCCAAGACAAAGCTGTCATACCGCTGGAGTTTACCTCGCTTTAGCCGTGCAATTATGTGACGGGGAATTGACTTTGTACTTCTGTTCCGAATCGGGAACCCTGTGCGGGATGATGCGCCAAAGATGAGAGTTATGGTCTATTAACGCCGATTCCCGTCGCTTTAATTTGCCGATTTCACATCAGACTCGTCTTTGGTTGCGAGACCCCTGATGAGTGACAGCCATTCCTCGAACTGCGTTACAGAGTGCTTATTTTTCGCCAGATTGCACGCGAGATGCGTTATCGAAAGGTTCCCCTCGTCGTAATTCGGATTGCAGCTTTCGATTCGGTCCGGCGAGGGCTGCAACAGCGGGTTTGACCTGTCTAGCCGAATTGGTGCCATACAAAGAGCGCATCGTTTGTTCTGCTCGAACCACTTCTTCGTCAGTAGCAGAATCAATGGCGTGTTGATCGGCGGCGCCGCGCGATATGGGTGAAAATGACTGCCGAGTGCTCCCGACCGAGACACCCGCCCATCAATCAAGGCGGCCATTCGCGCGATTTCGCCATTGATCGGGTCTTCCGGATCGGTAATGAACCGCTCCATCCGCCCGATCTCTTTCTTCTCCTCTGCCGTGAGGTTCCGGACAGCCGTCAGCTCGGATACCCGTCTAGCCGCATCCTGAAGCTGGAGTGTCAGTTCGCGGATTGGCAGTTGCAACAGTGATGCCTTTTCCTCTGGGCCGACCTCAACGACGTCGCCCTGGTTCGGCCAGCCGAGGCTGCGGTATGCCAAGGGCGCCACTTCGGGTGCCAGCGGGTACGGGTCGAAATCCCACGCCTGAAGAACCGGGAAAGAGTACAGGAAGCGGCCGGGATAATTCGTTCGAGCTTCGTCCCAACTCTCGGCCGGAACCAAGTCCTCTGTAGCACGTATGTGATGAGGCTCGACCCGAAGAACCGAAAGCAAACGACGGCGGTGAGCAGCATCCCTCGTAAATCGCTCGTCGCTCGTGCCAACGTAGATGACGACGTCCCGCGCAGGATTCATCAAAGCCCGCAGCTTCCGGCCGATACTCTGGCGCGTGAACGACAGCGCCGGCCAGCGGTCCGAAACGGGAGCCCATTCGGACTTGACAAACATCTTGTCAGAGGCAGTGATGATGTCGCCCAGAATCATAATTGCACCTGCCACATCGGTAATCCTGCAAGAGCCGCCCCCACGTCAGTGCCCTCAACTACATGACCACGTTCAAGAGGATTCCGATGTACGGGCGAACCGGCGAATATAACATCAGATGAACAGTCTCAGCAGGTCAATAGACGAAGGCTTGGGGATCCCCAAGCCTTTATTGCCGCAGGCACGGACACTCTGGGCATCATCGCCACACTGGCCCGCGGACATTCGTGGATGCTTCATCTTTACTGAAGTTGGTGCCGTACTCGGCTCATCGATTTCCATTTGACGTCCGGATAAGCAAAGAAGGCGGGTTGGCGAAGGTCATTTGGCCATAGCTCGCGCAAAGCACCGACGCGAACCTCTTTCGCGATCTTGCCGTTGATTCGCGTGGCGTAGGTTCCCGACGCGACCGCCCACCGTGTTCCCAACTGCTTCAGAAGGGTTTTGGCGCCGGCGGCAGCACATTCTTCTAACACGTATCGTGCGTCTTCCAGACGCATGTACCGCGCTACATCCTTCGACTTGCTCGATTCACCCCCAACGACAACCCAATGTATCCCTGCCTCAGCGATAAGGTTGCGGAGGTTTGGCCAGATGTCGTGGAGTGGTTTGGGGCCGCTCAAAAGCGGCTCGAAGGACACCCACTTTATCCTGGCTCCTGTGCTGGCAAGATCCCGGATGCGATGTTCTTGACTCGGATGCTCCACTGTCACGCCTTGCCACACGTTATCTGGCCAGTCGATTCTTGAGGACATTTTCAGCAAGCGCGCTGAACGCTTCGTGAGTATCTGAAACTGGTGCTGCGGAGCCGATGAAAACGCGAAGAAGTGTTGGAATATCACGTCGTCAGCCAGTGACTCATGAAACAGATCGGACAGGCTATTGACAAAGACGAGTCGTGAATCACGTTTGTTGACTATCGAAGCCAACCGCTCGGGAATGAAATGAATTTTCCCTGTCCACCCAATCGCGGAGGAGTTCTGGTCCATCCTGTTGACAATCGACGAATATGGATTGTTTTCGCCGGTTCCCAACACATGGTTGTTCTTCATCCGCCATGCTTCTCCGATGGCATAGCAGTTTCGGCAACCCTCCGACTTCTTACTACAGCCGACGATCGCATTGAGCGTGTATTCGGTCCAGACAATCTTCGATCCATCAGCCACGCTGACTCTCCTCGCTGGTGACCAATACCGGCGCGGCGCCGAACGGTACAACCATCTCTCCAATGCCGAAGTAGGAGTTCAGTTGGCGGTACAACTGTCGGAGTTCTGCTTCCCTTGCGCCCGCTTCAATGTTCTCAAAGTGTTTCTTCACGTAGTCGTAAACACGATCCAGTCCATGAGTTTTGGACTTCGCTGCCTTAGTGGCGGGGCCTTGGGTCACAGATGAAACAGCCCGTTCGATGAATGCGGTCGCCTCCGACTCAGAAACAATCGGACCTTCAGGAGTCATCTCGATGATCTTGTCCAGAATTGGGCGATTCTTTGCGGCTACCAGACTCAAGCCGCGTTCCGTGGCAACGCGGCGGATCTCGGGATCGACCTGGCTGGCAGCCTCGTATGCTGTTATCAAACGGTGAGCAGTACGGATCTTAATATTCGCAGCCGCACAGAAAGCGGTCCACGTCCGTTCGGCTTTGTATATGGCACGGTAACCGTGAAGGACTCGACCTAGCTCGTACCGGTCGCGGACAAAATGCCCGATGATCTGGATCAGATCTTGCCGCAGTTTCGCTTCGCACTGACGATCTTCGTCGCTGAGCTGGGAAGCAAGATCGATGAACCGATCAAGGTCGAGGTTGTAACTTTCGGTCAATTTGACCGAATTGCGGGAGGAGATAGCAACGACGTTTTCCAAATGAGCCCCGGGCCGAAAACGGCAGAGTTTACACAACCATGAGACTGTAACGTTTCTGATACTCGACGGATGTGATGTCCGACACAGTGACATTGTGCGAGGGACGGCACTACACCAAGCAACTTCGTACACGCACAGTCCAGAAGAAGGCCTCGGCAGCAGCCCGAGGCCCTTCACACGTGATCTCAGCAACCCGCCCGACAATACCCGATCTGCTCCGCCCTGGGGTTGTAGTCCGTGCTCCTCTTGCCACACGGATCAACCTCCACAATCCTCTGCCGTTACGCTCGATTACGGCGGTGATCAGCGCAGCGTCTCAAAGACCTGCGAACCCGTCGGCCGATTCGCTCACCAGCACAGGTCTGGGGACTTACTAACTCAAGGTTCCGTTGGATCCAGTCGCCTTCGTCATCCACGACCTTTACGCAGTATGCGGCTCCACCGCGACCATACTCGAATGGCCGTACATCGGCACTGTCCTGTACCGGCCCTCCGAGCGCGGAGCGGTTCTGCCCATTTCCCACGTAACCAGTCCAAGCCTTCCGGATGAACGACGGATCGACTTTGGTTTCCAGCGACATTATCAAATGGAAATGCGGCCTGACTGCCGTCATTCCGGATCCGGAGTAGTCTCTCGTGTCCAGACCACCTGCATAAGCAACTGATCCTCCAAGACTACGTTCCAAGTTGTCGATGAACATCGCCAACTTGGCTGTCGCACCGTTCTGAGACACCTCGTATGGGAACGTCAGCGTGGTGAAAAACTGCCATCTCATCGTCTCAAGATACTTACCGAGTCCCGCCGCGTTTTCTCTGTTCCGTTGAACCGGGAGCACATCCGTTAACATCATTACATCCTCCATTTACCCTTTGGTCCTTCCAAGCCCAATGGCTCGGTCTGTGATGGCGAGAGCCGGTTCTCCACCCCTCTTTCAAGGTCGCAACCGCCAATGGACAATCTGGCGCCATTTTGTATCGTGTACATAGGCTTACCAAACATTCCGCAGCAAGAGTGCCGCGATTTCTTTCGGCCGCATAGGACACCCTTGTCCACTGTCCTATCTGGAGTATTCTGCGAACCGCTCAGAAACGAATCCCGAAGCCGCGGCCCAAATTGGGAATTACCCAAACCGGCGTTAAGTGTTCCCACGGCGTGTATCGCAAGCGTGACCGCAGCGAGTCACGAAAGTTACGCCTTACACCGGCTATCATTACGAAATCTCATTCACTCCAGAAACTGTTCGTTGTAATATCCTCCGTTCGTCAGTTCTTCGCCGTCCAAGGCACGAGATTAACTCCCCCTGAATGTGCTTGCCTGGCTTGGTAGGTCATGAGTAAATGGAATACTCGCTCGAGCAGAATGCATTTCGGATTCTCTGCTTACCCGCTGACGCTCCTCCGAAGGAGGTGTACAAGCAGCAGCGGCGCATCGAGAACGCTCTGGAGATCGGGGACCACGACTGGGTAGATGGTTTCTCGTTCGTTCCCGCCATCCCCCTCAGCCAAGAAACGATACTTGATGCAGTCCATCGAATTGAGAAACAGCGTGAACTCGAGGAACTATTCTGGGTTCACGATCTTGAGGGGAAGTTCGAGTTCCAATCTGGAACGGCTGATCGTATTCTGGCGACCCTCCGTTACAACATTGGACAGAACACGACGAAATCTGCAGTCGCCCAGCACAATCTCGCGGTCATCCAGTCTTACCTTGCATTGAACGTCGCAGGTACTCGGCGAATCGAGTATTGGAGCGATGCACTCCGGTATTGGAACAAAACACTCGACAACAACATCTTCTGGCAGTTCATGCAGGACCGTGCGGAAACACTCAATGACGGTCGGAATGGAAACCACCAAGATCTCCGAACAGCGGCTAAGGACGTCCTTCGACGAGTGCTCATGAACGAAGTTTGGGCCACGATTGACACCCGAGACTACAAAGCCGCGGCTGGTCTGGCCGCAATCATTCGGGAACACACCCAGGTCTTTGGATATGAGGACTTCATGTCCGATGTTGGTGAGCGACTCGCGAATGATGGTTTAGGCAGGATCGGAAGCGTTATGGACCGTTTGGCCGGCATCAAGGAGGACACTGACAAGCAGATTGCTCGAAAGCAATTACTCACTGCGGAAGCCGACCTTAGGCGCATCGCACAGGATTGCGACGCGGCTTTCGCCGCGTTCAGCGACAAGAAAGCAAGGCGCACGTTCCGGGACGCACGCGCCTTGGCGCTGCAGAAGTTATCTATTCTCTACTTCAACGTTGTAGGAGACGAAGAAGAGGCCCTCCGCCTAGTCGTCGAAGCGCAGGCATTCGCTCAAGATCTCGAAATCAAAGAGACGCTGGCGGATGGCTGGAGGCATGTTCAACGTGCCCTCTGTTGTTCGGAAGCAATTGCACTACTGAAGCAGAAGAACTTTGTCGCGGCCCAGGACAAACTCGCTACGGCTCTAAAACTCTCGACGGAAGAACAGAAGGCTGAAATAGAAGAGATGCAAGAGACCGTTCACAGGCAACGCATTTTCGCCGATGTGGACACAACCAACCACAATCCCTCTCTTTCCACGTACAACGGAATAGGAACGAAGTTCTATGGCAAAAGAGATTACGACGCTAAGACGAACTCGTACATCACCGTTCACTGGCTCGTACTGCTTTTCCTCCCCATCATCCCATTAGCTTCATACCGCGTTACGGACATAGGTGCGGATCTGTACAGGATCTATGGTCGCGTGCCGCTTACCCCCTTTCTCAGAAAGTATCGGTGGTGTGTAGTTGCTGCAATTGTTCTCTTCGCCATATTCGTCATGGTCAGCAACAACGACTCAAGTTCCTACCCCTCGTCTTCAAATCCATACGTGTATACACCGCCACGTACCAGCTCCCCTAAATCTGGCTCTGGGGTGTCGCGACTTGCCGGGGATGAGACGCCGATAACGTCTAACGAAGATTTCGATCAGCGGAATAACAGACCGCCAGTCGTTGGAGGTAGCTCATTCGCAACACGTCAAGCGGAGAAAGCTGCAATCGAATCCGAACGACAAGAACTGCAGCAGTTGGGCGAGTCAATTGATCTTCGGAAACAGCGTCTCGATAACGACTCGGCCGAACTGCAAGTAATGCAGTCCTACATGACCTCAGTGAGGTCGAACTATACCGAGGACACTGTTCCGGAATACATACGGCAGAAGTACAACCAAACAGTCCGAGAGTACAACTCCAAGCTCGCCGAACATAACAGCGCGGTTGACGAATACAACACCGATCTTCGGCAGTACAGAGGGAGGATTGCGGATTTCAACCGACGTGTGGACCGCTACAACGCAAACAGATGAAGAAGCGACTAAAGAAAAAACTAATGAAAAAGACGCTTGCCGCAGCCACAACACAGGGCGGACAGACGGCAACCCTTTCAGATTCTGCGAAAGTTTTCGCACTCGAGTGCTGGCGGATTCAGAAGCTGCTGCCGGATTTCAAAGACAACAAGAAGTGTCTCGTATTGAGCAGCAGCATTGAAAAGATGATTGAAGCCATGCGCGGGAACGGTATCGAAATAGAGGATCCTGAGGGATTGATTTATCGGGACGGAATGACCTTGGAAGTAGTCACCGTTTCGGACACTGATGCTCTTACGGCCGGCTCGAAAGTCATTGCTGAGACACTCGCGCCAACAATCTATGTTCACAACAAAGTTGTTCAGCCAGCAAAAGTGATCATTTCGGTTGGGAGAGGAACTAGCGAATGAGCCGAGCCACAATTGATTTCGGGATCGACCTCGGGACGTCTAACAGCGAGATCGCTTGTATGGATCGCGGCGAACTTGTCGTCGTGAAAAACACGATTACAGGGAGTGAAATAACGCCATCAGTAGTGAAGGTCGATGCGAAAGGCACCATTGTTGTGGGGCAAGCCGCTTACAACGCCCTGGAATATGACCCTGAGAACACCGTTGGGGAATTTAAAAGGTGGATGGGGAATGC encodes:
- a CDS encoding restriction endonuclease subunit S: MTHAEVLSRFEEMIEAPEAVSRLKAFIVDLAIRGRIVEQDFTQISASQWLADVLRDKRPNEHLEQFNEMPYQIPKNWAWIPFCQVVEGMANGIYKPEGFYADDGVLCLRMYNIKDGQINFDKPKRIRTTVEERESYELRRGDILVNRVNSKELVGKAAVIPIHSEPLIFESKNIRVRLVETETLPFFVNLLFRSSLYRAIIRDYAKQACGQATINQSQLATLPLPLPPLEEQQRIVAKVSLLFEMCSRLADSQKEREQRRDRLVAASLHALTDGQSEDRSATSLQDSARFYFSHLPRLVLRVDHVVKLRSTVLDLAARGRLVPQCATDEPVKNTLRKISARLEKLGSSPSQTKTDLSKQPEFLFTIPSTWSWVSLGEIALSVCYGTSHKSEVLEDGVPVLAMGHIKDGSVDLNTEKKVPDDIEDLPALYLKRYDLLYNRTNSAELVGKTGIFLGEDDQYTFASYLIRMRFALDLVNPAYINIAMNAPYFRPTQIVPHLKQQCGQANVNGTKLKTMMIPFPPFEEQNRIVNKVKELMKVCAELEAQIGNTSRIRSSLLEAALHDALSASRLERAHA
- a CDS encoding DUF5131 family protein; protein product: MADGSKIVWTEYTLNAIVGCSKKSEGCRNCYAIGEAWRMKNNHVLGTGENNPYSSIVNRMDQNSSAIGWTGKIHFIPERLASIVNKRDSRLVFVNSLSDLFHESLADDVIFQHFFAFSSAPQHQFQILTKRSARLLKMSSRIDWPDNVWQGVTVEHPSQEHRIRDLASTGARIKWVSFEPLLSGPKPLHDIWPNLRNLIAEAGIHWVVVGGESSKSKDVARYMRLEDARYVLEECAAAGAKTLLKQLGTRWAVASGTYATRINGKIAKEVRVGALRELWPNDLRQPAFFAYPDVKWKSMSRVRHQLQ
- a CDS encoding RNase H family protein, whose product is MIDDPHALKIYIDGNSYKNPGGPGGFAGIAVYPDDWNRDPEIIFQLGFQQTTNNRMELSACIRAYEYVREHGPALGVQRVQIVTDSQYVNDNLRYARFWKANRWKTRSGRPVDNEDLWKELLSLQSKVKVRTEVIWRKGKKSPLLKAIDRAAKDAGKQPWKIDRGFREGKVGRSKLPGAGASQLFPATGQDAIVHVYRSGLVGRSGFRVFFDLYSEAAAGYIGKYRAYCPPEIAADLHRGHTYRVRFNNGLNHPQIEAILERDYVLRSAVGA